AGGGCTGCCTCTGCATCACATTGCTGCAGTTCTGTGTGTACATCAATCATAGTGTGACACTGGGATAGCATTTTGGGATTGTTTTATCACTGTACAATTCTGGATTACAGAATTGGGCTGCAGGTCCGTCACTTTTTTGTACTGGATGTTTGCTCACTTTATAACACTGGGTTACAGGACTTGTAATCAGGTATGTTGTTGTAAGACGCTAATCTACGGGTGGTCCTTCTGTCACTGTGTAATTTTGGAAGACAATACCATTTTGTAGTTGTGCATTTGGGTCAAGGACGTGTCACTGTATATTTGGGGTACAATACTGGGAGGGGAACACAAGTTTTTTATTATAACTTTGGGGTACAGTACTGACCGCAGATCTGACTCTCTTTAACGTGTGTACAGTAGTGGGTACTCCTCTCACGCTATAACATAGGTACAGGCAACTCCTGTGTTCCAGCAGTTCAAGTGCTGTAAGTTCACCCTTACAgcattcacaaatcattacctagaaatttgagatacaaaataaaattctcctgGAATTTATCTGGGGGAGAAAAGTAAATCAATAAAGGGAAACTTATTTTTTCAGTtcatgtttcttgacacatgcgcagATGATGCAGCTTAGTATTCTGGAAAATTACGATACGGAGCATTTTCAAGGAATGTCCACACCTATAACACAGGGATCACCTGTATTATACAAAGGGGATGGTCAATGATTACTGTACTGGAGGGTGCAGTTCTGTCGTTGTGTATTGGTATCAAGGATTGCAGGTACAAATTTGTCTTTAATACTGGAATACAGTACTGAGTCAATCCCTGTCTAACACAGAGGTATAACACCAATATCATATGGTTGAACAGGTCTTTCACTGTATAGCATGGGTACAGTACAGTGGGTATGTTTGTCACTGTAGAACTTGTTGAGGGGTAAGTGTGGCAATAAGTAATATTGAAGTACAATAATGGAGGCATGATCCTGGTGAATACAGGTCTATAACTATTTAATTGTACTGTGGAGCAATACAGTGCCATGGAGCAGGACTGTCACTATCATGGATTTAATACTAGCTGGCAAgtctgtcactgtacaacacCAGAAATGTTACCAGTGAGGACAGGTCTGCCACTGAAACACCATAGGTCTGTCACTATAATGAGTCCACAACcttggggggagagatggggggtgggggttaggctgtcactgtataacatggATACAGTACTGGGAACGTATCTATCACTACAACACTGGGACACAGTACAGGGGGCATGTCATCATATACCATGGGTAATGTACTTGGAAGACATTTGATCGGTACTGCATTTCTGTAAGCTACGTTACTGATGGATACAGGTCTATCGTAGGTGGTAAAACATCTCTTTTGAGAATGGAAAGGAAAGCTTTTGGAGTTTGTTTTCTGCATAGAGACATTGGTCAATACTGAAGCCTGCTCGCAGTTTTAGCACTTTAGTTTGCTGTTCTGCTTTGCAGGGACTGTCTTCTGTTGTTCCTGAGAAGCTGTGATGTCCACGCTGTCCAATTATGGGCGACGTATGATGCGCCTAAGTGCACAGATCTTTCAGGAGGTTGTTCGGCCTACTGATGACCGCTCGATGAAGGTGGTGAAGCTTTTCAGTGAGCAGCCGCTGGCGCTGAGGAAAGAGGTGTATGATTGGTACCCACAACATAACCACTACTACACCCTGATGCAGAGGCTGCGATTCCTGGGTTTGTACAGGTAAAGTTGCCTGTTTCCCTCTTGTCCTTTGTTGCATTGCTTTCTTGGTGATCACTATTCAAGATGATGTGCCAGGATCACAGTGAAGCAGGTCCACGTGTGAAATCATGGGCTGTTTAGACAAGGAATGCAGAAGTTTAGCACACGGTCCTTCCATCTCTGAGTTTAAACTAAGTTAacagcctgtttttttttttcAGGTCCATCATGGAGATGATTAATCAGTCCATTG
This is a stretch of genomic DNA from Pristis pectinata isolate sPriPec2 chromosome 15, sPriPec2.1.pri, whole genome shotgun sequence. It encodes these proteins:
- the mrps33 gene encoding 28S ribosomal protein S33, mitochondrial, giving the protein MSTLSNYGRRMMRLSAQIFQEVVRPTDDRSMKVVKLFSEQPLALRKEVYDWYPQHNHYYTLMQRLRFLGLYRDEHEDFKDEMKRLRKLRGKGKPKKGEGKRATKKK